Within the Vagococcus carniphilus genome, the region AAATCCCCTTTCATAAAAGATTATAACGTTATAACTTTTATAAGTAAAGAAGAATTTGTTAATTTCTTCTTAAACTTCGTAATCGATTACATATGCTTGTTTTACCGTATCGTAGTAAGCAATTGTGTATTCAACTAAAAAATTGTTTTTATCATAGGATTTTCTGATTCTCTTTAAAGCAAAGTCTTTAGTGAGTTTTAACATTTGTTTAATTTCCTCTGAAACGACTTCAGCAGAAAACTCATCATCAATATACGAAATTTGCGTTCCTACAGATGCCATAAACGTATACAACGAAAAATTCTTTTGCTCAACAATCGTTAGATCTGTATGTTTTGGAACTGAAATGTAATGTCTAAACAAAATAGCCGGTTCATGACTAATATTAAACATTCTAGATATTTCAACTATTCGGTCATGTTTAAAATTTTCTTCCGAGTAAAGATCCGTTTCAACTGCAGCTAGAACTTTTTTTTCAACTTGTTTACCACTTTTTTCTAAAATAGTTGTGAATGAACTAGCTTTAGATAAGATATTAAATGGTCTATTACTAATGACCTCTGTTCCTTTTCCACTTTGTTTAACTAAATATCCTTCATTACAAAGTATTTGAATTGCTTTTCTAACAGTTATCTTACTCACATTGTACATTTCTTCTAATTCATTTTCAGTCGGTATATAAGAGTTTATCGGGTATTTTCCTTCTATAACATCTTTTTTGATTGAATCCGAAACTTCTTGGTATAAAATCTTTTTATTTTTCATACAAGTAATTCACCCCTTCGTTAACCACTTTTCAAACTATTTAGTTTAGTTTATCATGGTTAATTCTTTTTTGCATTATTTACTTAAAAATAACACATTATTGTTTTTTTATTTTACCATAAAATTAGCTACTTTACTTATGTTTCAATAAAAAAAGACTAAGAATTAACTTCTTAGTCTTTTTAATCATTTATTTAA harbors:
- a CDS encoding GntR family transcriptional regulator encodes the protein MKNKKILYQEVSDSIKKDVIEGKYPINSYIPTENELEEMYNVSKITVRKAIQILCNEGYLVKQSGKGTEVISNRPFNILSKASSFTTILEKSGKQVEKKVLAAVETDLYSEENFKHDRIVEISRMFNISHEPAILFRHYISVPKHTDLTIVEQKNFSLYTFMASVGTQISYIDDEFSAEVVSEEIKQMLKLTKDFALKRIRKSYDKNNFLVEYTIAYYDTVKQAYVIDYEV